DNA from Hydrotalea sp.:
GCTAGCCGGTTGAACCAAAGCCGCCGGTTTTTCGTTGGTTTGCTTCATCGTCACCATTATCGGCAAAATCGACAATTTCCACCATATCAACCGTGGGCAGGGTTAAAAAAACCATCTGCGCCACGCGCGCCAATGGTTCGACAACAAATGGCGCGTCGCCATGGTTTACCAACACAACGCCGACCTCTCCGCGATAATCGCTGTCTATCGTGCCCGGGGTGTTCAACACCGTTATGCCATGTTTTAACGCCAACCCCGAACGCGGCCGTACGTCGGCCACCATATGGCGTGGCATGCGCAAAAACACACCAGTCGGAATAAGCATCCGTTGCGCCGGGGTAATGATAATTTTTTCCGTGATGGCCGCCATCAGGTCGAAACCGGCACTGCCCATGGTGGCGCGCGCCGGGTAATTTATTGCGCCGTGTGCTTGGTCGTTATTGGCGGCGGCCGACAACAATTGTTTTATGGTCGGCGATAATTTTATCTCGATTATTTCTTTTGCGGTTGCTTGCGCCATGTTTTTCACTGCTCCTTCGCTGGTTCTTTTTATTGCGTCTTTTCACGCACGATTTTTTATTGCCGGCCGTTTGTGTTTGTCATGGTCTTAAGGGCTTTAAAGCTATTTTTTATCGGCCGATTTTAATTTTGATAACAGGCTCATCACTTCCTCTTGGAATTTTGGGTTGTCCATCATGCGCCCCTCGACCGTTTTGACGGCGTGAATCACCGTGGTGTGGTCGCGGCGAAACCGCGCGCCAATCGACGGCAACGACCGCGTGGTTGCCATTTTCGCCAGATACATCGCAATTTGCCGTGGCCGCGCAATGTCTTGCAGGCGGCTTTTGCCCAATAATTCTTCCAGCGTGATATCGTAATATTCGGCCACCATCTGCTGGATCGAATCGATGGTGATTTTTTTACGTTCTGGCCGGAAAAAATCGCCCAATAGTTTTTGGCATTTTTCCAACGATAAAACATTGCGCTGGTTTTTGTCTTGCGGGCTATTGGCCATATTATTGGCCGCGCCGTTGCTGGTGCTATTGTAACCACGGCTCAATTCCATCTTTATCATCAATTGATTGATAATACCGCTCAGGGCGCGTGGGCTGACATGGTTATTTACCATGTCGCGCGCCGTGTTGCCCTCGTTCAATTTTTCGGCCAGCCAAGCCATCGCATCCTCGCTCAGGTCGATGCCTTTTTGCAGGGCCTTCATCCGCAAAATTGCCTTTTGCATGTCGGGCGATAGGGGTTTTAATTCGGTGGCCAGCCCGCTGAGCAGGCGCGATAAAATCCGCTGACCCAATTGGCTTAAATCGCGTGGCCCACGGTCGGCGACCAGCACCATCATTTTACCGCGATCCAAAAATTGACCAACGATGGTTTCCAGGGCTTTTAAGGCCCCTTCCTTCCCCAGGATAAAATGCAAATCATCAATCAACAAACAATCGATATCGGCAAAATTGCTTTCAAATGAAAAAATTTCTTTTTGCCGCACCGCCGATACAAAATATTGCAAGAAATCCTCGGCCGTAAAATAAAGGATTTTTTTGCGCGGGTAACGTTGTTTTAAATAATGACCAATCGCATTCAGCAAATGGGTTTTGCCAAAACCCACCGCACCATAAATAAACAATGGGTTGAATGGCAATTTTGGGAAGTTATCCAACATTTGCTTGGCGGCATTTATCGCTTCCTCGTTACTATCGCCGACCACCAATTTATCAAATTGAAATTGCGTTAATAATTCCGAACCAAGCAATTTTTTGCTTTTGCCGGTTTGCGCGCCAAATGATTCGCCGCGCTGTTCGCCCAGGCCGCCCATGATGGGCGATTGCATGGTTGCGGCCATGCCGTCGGCATTTTCACCCAGGCCAGGCGCGTCGGCCGTGCCGCCGATAACAAAATCAATATCGCTGACTTGCCATTTTTCGATTTGAAAACGTTGTAACAACCAATAACGATAATTTTTTTTCACCCATTCGGCTTGGAAAAAATTTTCGGCGCGGAACGTAAAAACCCCATCCTGGTATTTCACCCCTTGGAGCGAGGCCAAAAACCGCCGGTAAGATGTTTCGCCAAATTCGGCGCGAAACTGCGACGTCATTTTCGCCCATATGCCTGGCCATGCCGCTTGCCATTTATGTTGCGTGGCTTGCGGCTTATCTTGCTCCTCGGCCACGGCAACGGTGCGCACCGCATGGCGAACATCGTCCACCGCGGGGGCATCGGGCAAGGCGCCATCCATCAATGAATTATTAAGAGGATTATTGAGGGGATTATTGATGACCGCCCGTTCTGACCGAACGCCGGTGTCATAATCACCAGCCACCATATCGCCGGAGGGGGCCTCGCGAGTCGCCGGCGCAATGGTGTCTTTATCGTCGGTCGCAACGCGATGGGTATTTTTTGCCATCATGGTGCTTCGCGGGTTAATGGGTTTTTCTTGCTTATCGTTCATGATTATTTTTTGCTACTATCTTTTGCTATTGTTTATTTTATTATGCTGTTCGGTGGTTCTTGGTTCTTGAATATATTATTTTATTTTTTTATTTTTGCAATATTTATTTATCGATTGGTTAAGGTGCGTTAATGGTTTGTAATAATTGTTTTGGAGGAACTTAAGTAAAACGCCTCAACCCCGTGTCAACCAGCCATCCATCCCCGTAAACCACGGGGGAATATTGCACAACCACACTCGTCAATTTGTCCCTGGATTGTCCCCGAAACTCTTAATGACGTACCATCAAATAAAACGGCAATGCAAAC
Protein-coding regions in this window:
- a CDS encoding chromosomal replication initiator protein DnaA; the encoded protein is MNDKQEKPINPRSTMMAKNTHRVATDDKDTIAPATREAPSGDMVAGDYDTGVRSERAVINNPLNNPLNNSLMDGALPDAPAVDDVRHAVRTVAVAEEQDKPQATQHKWQAAWPGIWAKMTSQFRAEFGETSYRRFLASLQGVKYQDGVFTFRAENFFQAEWVKKNYRYWLLQRFQIEKWQVSDIDFVIGGTADAPGLGENADGMAATMQSPIMGGLGEQRGESFGAQTGKSKKLLGSELLTQFQFDKLVVGDSNEEAINAAKQMLDNFPKLPFNPLFIYGAVGFGKTHLLNAIGHYLKQRYPRKKILYFTAEDFLQYFVSAVRQKEIFSFESNFADIDCLLIDDLHFILGKEGALKALETIVGQFLDRGKMMVLVADRGPRDLSQLGQRILSRLLSGLATELKPLSPDMQKAILRMKALQKGIDLSEDAMAWLAEKLNEGNTARDMVNNHVSPRALSGIINQLMIKMELSRGYNSTSNGAANNMANSPQDKNQRNVLSLEKCQKLLGDFFRPERKKITIDSIQQMVAEYYDITLEELLGKSRLQDIARPRQIAMYLAKMATTRSLPSIGARFRRDHTTVIHAVKTVEGRMMDNPKFQEEVMSLLSKLKSADKK
- the dut gene encoding dUTP diphosphatase, which codes for MAQATAKEIIEIKLSPTIKQLLSAAANNDQAHGAINYPARATMGSAGFDLMAAITEKIIITPAQRMLIPTGVFLRMPRHMVADVRPRSGLALKHGITVLNTPGTIDSDYRGEVGVVLVNHGDAPFVVEPLARVAQMVFLTLPTVDMVEIVDFADNGDDEANQRKTGGFGSTG